Proteins encoded by one window of Amaranthus tricolor cultivar Red isolate AtriRed21 chromosome 4, ASM2621246v1, whole genome shotgun sequence:
- the LOC130810942 gene encoding uncharacterized protein LOC130810942 has product MFLGAIARSRWNRFGQCTFDGKIEIFPFINRVAAQRDSKNRPRGSIEIKPTESVNQEVYRSMLIQQLIPAILRKWSSEGPSVIFIQQDNARVHITNDDPIWQQHNRQRGLTFILTQQPPNSPDCNILDLGFFRSIQSLMHKKMPKNMTELITTVQDAFGELHPKTLSNVWISLQHHNEILKVKGCNDYIQPHFGKKVQEDNGRLRIQVRIPTQLVREAVAFLNPNRDQQQTQALTENEDAAQTTEIIQEAYDQAVEETQG; this is encoded by the coding sequence ATGTTCTTAGGGGCCATTGCTAGGTCTAGATGGAATCGTTTTGGTCAATGTACGTTTGATGGGAAAATTGAAATTTTCCCTTTTATCAATAGGGTGGCAGCACAAAGAGATTCAAAGAATCGACCAAGGGGTTCAATAGAAATTAAACCAACCGAATCAGTTAATCAAGAAGTTTATAGGAGTATGCTCATACAACAATTGATTCCGGCTATACTAAGAAAATGGTCAAGTGAAGGACCTTCCgttatttttattcaacaagataatgcaagggTTCATATCACAAACGATGATCCAATATGGCAACAACACAATAGGCAAAGGGGTTTAACTTTCATTCTTACTCAACAACCTCCAAATAGTCCGGATTGTAATATTCTAGACTTAGGTTTCTTTAGGAGTATACAATCACTTATGCATAAAAAGATGCCCAAAAACATGACAGAATTAATCACAACGGTTCAGGATGCATTCGGAGAGTTACATCCAAAGACCTTAAGTAATGTGTGGATCTCATTACAACATCATAATGAGATTCTAAAAGTTAAAGGGTGTAATGACTACATACAACCACACTTTGGAAAAAAGGTTCAAGAAGACAATGGCAGGTTAAGGATTCAAGTGAGAATTCCGACACAATTGGTTAGAGAAGCTGTAGCTTTTCTTAACCCAAACAGGGATCAACAACAAACACAAGCATTAACAGAAAATGAGGATGCTGCACAAACAACAGAGATCATTCAAGAAGCTTATGATCAGGCAGTTGAAGAAACTCAAGGATGA